In the Phaeobacter gallaeciensis genome, one interval contains:
- a CDS encoding sensor histidine kinase produces MSTGLALTIFSAYGYFHSLETVKTATRERMKRAGDIYAQRIDSVLYMMELDTGILASVPQAVGLAGLTQTANAPAPDQTETTVTPPTATQPSAVRFSDEQPNVPGASAARSTEGWTESVSDIFLKFLGTRPKYSQVRLLVKEGNWKELVRVNRIDEELIVVPAGELQIKGNEPYLQPIKERGVSEVYFSEVTYNRENGRVVGPPTIRVVRPLQDSDGDIFGAIVINADAEPLLQSAELSVAPGFQVYAVSNNFDYISYHGEAQSSPLAFHQDPDWQPPPYSDRLTSNDEGAFFETGSNDMGYLSAVLGQQNATPFRLNILTIAPHEILIAPAFQELRTTAGLSMLLAAMAALAASFPASRLLSPLTRLNHEIRSKIQSAEPVNFETSRNDEVSDLALSFSEMINTRIEEANRLDAILNGAADGIITIDADGTVEDMNPAAEKLFGYTAQEVVGQNVTMLMPTADANIHHLHVARSLLTGHPKQMAKNREIFGVRKDGSQIPLGIAVSHAVYSGGSRYIGMIRDISPQKAADEKVNSLISALKRSNAELDQFAYVASHDLKAPLRVINNAASWLAEDLAPHLTEDTQESLDLLQNRATRMERLLDDLLQHSRIGREKASSTSVTGAELREELTDLLDIPEGLTVQFCDAFDQIKVQRLPLQIVLLNLISNAIRHHDKSDGHVWIDLTHRPEEIEFRVADDGPGIPQEYQEKVFEIFQTLKPRDEVETSGMGLAFVKKHAGLVGATIKIDSDGKSGTTFILHWPTGPDSTSLEN; encoded by the coding sequence TTGTCCACTGGGCTGGCACTGACGATCTTTTCCGCCTATGGATATTTCCACTCCTTGGAAACGGTAAAAACAGCCACCCGCGAACGCATGAAGCGGGCCGGCGACATCTACGCACAGCGGATCGACAGCGTGCTCTACATGATGGAGCTGGATACCGGAATTCTCGCCTCTGTACCGCAGGCGGTAGGCCTCGCAGGGCTGACGCAGACAGCCAATGCCCCTGCGCCCGATCAGACCGAGACCACAGTGACACCACCCACTGCCACACAACCCAGCGCGGTGCGGTTCAGCGACGAACAACCCAACGTTCCGGGGGCCAGCGCTGCCCGATCCACCGAGGGTTGGACCGAGAGCGTATCGGACATTTTCCTGAAATTCCTGGGGACAAGGCCGAAATACTCGCAAGTCCGGCTCTTGGTGAAAGAAGGCAACTGGAAGGAACTGGTGCGGGTCAACCGCATTGACGAAGAGCTGATCGTCGTCCCCGCTGGCGAACTCCAGATCAAGGGAAATGAGCCCTATCTGCAGCCCATCAAAGAGCGTGGCGTCAGCGAGGTGTATTTTTCAGAAGTAACCTATAACCGGGAAAACGGCCGTGTCGTTGGGCCGCCCACCATCCGGGTGGTTCGACCGCTGCAGGACAGCGACGGGGACATCTTTGGTGCGATCGTCATCAACGCCGACGCTGAACCCCTGCTGCAGAGCGCCGAACTCTCTGTTGCCCCCGGGTTTCAGGTCTACGCGGTCAGCAACAACTTCGATTACATCTCCTATCACGGCGAGGCCCAAAGCTCTCCACTCGCCTTTCATCAGGATCCGGACTGGCAGCCACCGCCCTATTCCGACCGGCTTACGTCCAACGATGAAGGAGCGTTTTTCGAAACCGGCTCAAATGACATGGGATATCTCTCGGCCGTGCTGGGCCAACAGAACGCGACGCCGTTCCGGCTGAACATTCTGACCATCGCCCCGCATGAGATCCTGATTGCTCCCGCATTTCAGGAGCTGCGCACGACCGCCGGCCTGTCGATGCTGCTGGCCGCGATGGCAGCGCTAGCGGCCTCCTTTCCCGCATCGCGCCTGCTCTCCCCCCTGACCCGGCTCAACCACGAAATCCGCAGCAAGATTCAAAGCGCGGAACCGGTGAATTTTGAAACCAGCCGCAATGATGAGGTTTCCGATCTCGCGCTCAGCTTTTCGGAAATGATCAATACCAGAATTGAGGAAGCGAACCGGCTTGATGCCATCCTCAACGGTGCGGCGGACGGGATCATCACCATCGATGCCGATGGCACAGTCGAGGATATGAACCCTGCTGCGGAAAAGTTGTTCGGCTATACCGCGCAAGAGGTCGTGGGCCAGAACGTGACCATGCTGATGCCCACAGCAGATGCGAACATACACCATCTTCACGTGGCGCGCTCCCTGCTCACCGGGCACCCTAAACAGATGGCCAAGAACCGCGAAATCTTCGGCGTTCGCAAAGATGGCAGCCAGATCCCGCTTGGCATTGCGGTCAGCCACGCAGTCTATTCCGGCGGATCAAGATACATCGGGATGATCCGCGACATCTCCCCGCAAAAGGCCGCCGATGAAAAGGTGAACAGCCTGATCAGCGCCCTGAAACGTTCCAATGCGGAACTGGACCAATTCGCCTACGTCGCGTCGCACGATCTCAAGGCACCACTGCGGGTGATCAACAATGCCGCTTCCTGGCTGGCCGAAGATCTTGCCCCGCATCTGACCGAAGACACCCAGGAAAGCCTGGACCTGCTGCAAAACCGCGCCACCAGAATGGAGCGGTTGCTGGACGATCTGTTGCAGCATTCCAGGATTGGCCGGGAAAAGGCGAGCAGCACCTCCGTGACCGGAGCCGAGTTGCGCGAGGAGCTGACCGACCTTCTGGACATACCCGAGGGCCTCACAGTGCAGTTCTGCGACGCGTTCGACCAGATCAAGGTTCAGCGCCTTCCCTTGCAGATTGTTCTCCTCAACCTGATCAGCAATGCCATACGGCATCATGACAAATCCGATGGGCACGTCTGGATAGACCTGACGCACCGCCCCGAAGAGATTGAGTTCCGGGTCGCCGACGATGGCCCCGGCATTCCGCAGGAATACCAGGAGAAGGTATTCGAAATATTCCAGACCCTGAAACCCCGTGACGAGGTCGAAACCAGCGGCATGGGGCTCGCCTTCGTCAAGAAACATGCCGGGCTGGTCGGCGCCACGATCAAGATCGACTCGGACGGCAAATCCGGCACAACCTTTATCCTGCACTGGCCCACCGGGCCGGACAGCACATCATTGGAGAATTGA
- a CDS encoding response regulator, producing MTNDIDEETISSTVPEEVPQEAQQPLTALTLDDDPIDRLRLIKTCKKAGLQIEFTEVATVADMRRELDQNTFDIVFLDHNLGMETGLDALRALIAHEDQADAIPIMLTSVTSHHTAVEAMRNGCADYIVKEELTVSALIKSVTSAIERRILFSALSGAQAFQRSVGEVIERFMLTCGPEMREILSKTLATLRGLKAIEKADQTLDPVILSNFTLLERGCKDLTVLVDDLVSVVAAARGVPVRKRPLISK from the coding sequence ATGACGAATGACATTGACGAAGAAACCATCAGTTCCACAGTTCCTGAAGAGGTCCCTCAGGAAGCACAGCAACCTTTGACTGCGCTGACTTTGGATGACGATCCGATCGACCGATTGCGCTTGATCAAAACCTGCAAGAAGGCAGGACTGCAGATCGAGTTCACAGAGGTCGCCACCGTCGCCGACATGCGCCGGGAACTGGACCAGAACACGTTCGATATAGTGTTCCTTGATCATAATCTGGGCATGGAAACCGGGCTGGATGCGCTGAGGGCGCTGATTGCCCATGAAGACCAGGCCGACGCAATCCCAATCATGCTGACCAGCGTCACCTCTCACCATACCGCGGTCGAGGCGATGCGAAACGGCTGCGCGGATTACATCGTCAAGGAAGAGCTGACAGTATCAGCGCTGATCAAATCCGTGACATCCGCAATCGAGCGGCGCATTTTGTTTTCCGCCCTGTCAGGAGCACAGGCCTTCCAGCGCTCGGTTGGCGAAGTGATCGAGCGGTTCATGCTGACCTGCGGCCCGGAAATGCGTGAGATCCTGAGCAAGACCCTGGCCACCCTGCGCGGCCTGAAGGCGATCGAGAAAGCAGACCAGACCCTGGATCCGGTCATCCTGTCGAATTTCACGCTGCTGGAACGTGGCTGCAAGGATCTGACGGTACTCGTCGATGATCTGGTGAGCGTGGTGGCTGCAGCCCGCGGCGTACCCGTGCGCAAGCGGCCCTTGATCAGCAAATAA
- a CDS encoding Hint domain-containing protein, whose translation MKTGFIGTFVISWSQTELDGLASAPTDALRMGAVWSWHGDSLRLDGPTELLRLEVAEGEADMRRRAARSVRRLVGAAVDPGAATATGDETVPDRSFVITDGMRRYTATLIEAGAGRLPLLMFVDELPPRDADLWIVHLALDVGQAPKPQEDADSGLICFTPGTLIDTPSGACPVEHLSPGDVVQTRDNGPQKIRWIGARRMSGARLFVYPGLRPIRLRAGALASDRPEGDLLVSPEHRLLLRGGRVRALFNTPEVLVAARDLINGTSIAADTQLREVTYIHLLFEEHQVLWANGVESESFHPANASLTALSEGDRQRLQTLLPGVDENPLSYGAFARRNLTASEAAILRHEAA comes from the coding sequence ATGAAAACGGGCTTTATTGGCACGTTTGTCATTTCTTGGTCGCAAACAGAATTGGACGGTCTGGCGTCCGCGCCGACCGATGCCCTGAGGATGGGGGCGGTCTGGTCGTGGCACGGGGACAGCCTGCGCCTGGACGGGCCGACAGAACTGTTGCGTCTGGAAGTGGCAGAGGGTGAGGCGGATATGCGACGCCGGGCGGCGCGGTCAGTGCGCAGGCTGGTGGGCGCTGCTGTCGATCCGGGCGCAGCCACCGCGACAGGGGATGAGACGGTTCCGGATCGGAGCTTTGTCATCACCGATGGTATGCGCCGATACACCGCGACGCTGATCGAGGCCGGAGCGGGCAGGCTGCCGCTCTTGATGTTTGTGGATGAGCTGCCGCCACGGGATGCGGACCTGTGGATCGTGCATCTTGCGCTGGACGTCGGACAGGCGCCGAAGCCGCAGGAGGATGCAGACAGTGGCTTGATCTGCTTCACGCCCGGAACCCTGATCGACACGCCCTCTGGTGCATGCCCGGTTGAGCACCTCAGCCCGGGTGATGTGGTGCAGACCCGCGATAATGGTCCTCAGAAAATCCGCTGGATCGGAGCCCGCCGGATGAGCGGCGCGCGGCTGTTCGTCTACCCGGGGCTGCGGCCAATTCGGCTGCGCGCTGGGGCGCTTGCGTCGGACCGTCCCGAGGGCGATTTGCTGGTCTCCCCGGAACACCGCCTGTTGCTGCGTGGCGGACGTGTGCGGGCGCTGTTCAATACGCCGGAAGTTCTGGTCGCGGCGCGGGACCTGATCAATGGGACCAGTATCGCCGCGGACACGCAGTTGCGTGAAGTGACCTATATTCATCTGCTGTTCGAAGAGCATCAGGTGCTTTGGGCGAATGGCGTGGAAAGCGAAAGCTTTCATCCCGCCAACGCCTCCCTTACAGCCTTGTCAGAGGGGGATCGCCAGCGACTGCAGACCCTGTTGCCGGGCGTGGATGAAAACCCGCTCAGCTATGGCGCCTTTGCCCGCCGCAACTTGACCGCATCCGAGGCGGCAATCCTGCGGCACGAGGCGGCCTAG
- the rpsD gene encoding 30S ribosomal protein S4, with the protein MTKRTSAKYKIDRRMGENIWGRPKSPVNRREYGPGQHGQRRKGKLSDFGIQLRAKQKLKGYYGDLTEKQFRRIYGEAERVKGDTGENLIGLLERRLDAVVYRAKFVPTVFAARQFVNHGHVLVNGQRVNIPSYRVKEGDVIEVRDKSKQLAVLLEATQLAERDVPDYIEADHSKMKATFVRTPSLGDVPYPVMMEPNLVVEFYAKN; encoded by the coding sequence GTGACCAAACGCACGTCTGCCAAGTACAAAATCGACCGCCGCATGGGCGAAAACATCTGGGGCCGTCCGAAGTCCCCGGTCAACCGTCGTGAATATGGCCCCGGCCAGCACGGTCAGCGCCGCAAGGGCAAACTGTCCGATTTCGGCATCCAGCTGCGTGCCAAGCAGAAGCTGAAAGGCTACTACGGCGACCTGACCGAAAAGCAATTCCGCCGCATCTACGGTGAAGCCGAGCGTGTCAAAGGCGACACCGGTGAAAACCTGATCGGTCTGCTGGAGCGCCGCCTGGACGCCGTCGTATACCGTGCCAAGTTCGTGCCGACCGTCTTTGCTGCCCGTCAGTTCGTCAACCACGGCCACGTTCTGGTCAACGGCCAGCGCGTCAACATCCCCTCCTACCGTGTGAAAGAGGGTGATGTGATCGAGGTCCGCGACAAGTCCAAGCAACTGGCTGTCCTGCTGGAAGCCACTCAGCTGGCCGAGCGCGACGTTCCGGATTACATCGAAGCCGACCACTCCAAAATGAAAGCCACCTTCGTGCGCACCCCCTCCTTGGGCGATGTGCCTTACCCGGTGATGATGGAGCCGAACCTGGTCGTCGAATTCTACGCCAAAAACTAA
- a CDS encoding PA14 domain-containing protein has protein sequence MRTVFGTFLAAASMTLATALAAAPVKLQPADPQPGSVRSGLAVRYAYPQDVRTLSEASAALKQGSEAGRPLKGLDHRDTNEGDITLTSKQAQHVVARITGYVRFDKPGVYNIDFLTNDGLRAKIGGQIVGQFDGRQTCDSTVMTEVEVPVAGWYPLDALYFQRLGTACLHMRMGAEGARMKWMPDAAFGH, from the coding sequence ATGAGAACAGTATTCGGCACGTTTCTGGCCGCAGCTTCAATGACACTGGCAACGGCCCTGGCAGCTGCGCCTGTCAAGCTGCAACCAGCAGATCCGCAGCCGGGTAGCGTCCGCTCGGGTCTTGCTGTGCGTTATGCCTATCCGCAGGACGTACGCACCCTGTCCGAGGCTTCGGCGGCGTTGAAACAGGGATCCGAAGCCGGGCGCCCGCTGAAGGGCCTTGATCATCGGGATACTAACGAAGGCGACATCACCCTAACGTCGAAACAGGCCCAGCACGTGGTAGCCCGGATCACCGGCTATGTCCGCTTTGACAAACCCGGCGTCTACAATATCGATTTCCTGACCAATGACGGGCTGCGGGCGAAAATCGGCGGGCAGATCGTTGGTCAGTTCGATGGGCGGCAGACCTGTGACAGCACCGTCATGACCGAAGTCGAAGTGCCGGTAGCCGGATGGTATCCGCTGGATGCCTTGTATTTTCAGCGCCTTGGCACGGCTTGCCTTCACATGCGCATGGGCGCGGAAGGCGCGCGGATGAAGTGGATGCCTGACGCCGCCTTCGGCCACTGA
- a CDS encoding Lrp/AsnC family transcriptional regulator: MTNNLDHIDRAILRCLQGDASLSQRELAEKVGLSQNACWRRLKALNENGVLQGATARIDRAKLGLDLVVFVMLRTRHHSADWLETFRRHVLTIPEVVDFHRIGGDYDYQLKVVTEDMTSYDKVYQRLIAGVELDSVTSYFAMEAIAEGRPLPL; encoded by the coding sequence ATGACTAACAATCTAGATCATATTGATCGCGCCATCCTGCGCTGCCTTCAGGGGGATGCCAGCCTGTCACAACGGGAACTCGCCGAAAAGGTTGGCCTATCGCAGAACGCCTGTTGGCGGCGGCTGAAGGCGCTGAATGAGAACGGCGTGCTACAGGGGGCAACCGCGCGGATTGACCGCGCGAAACTGGGACTGGATCTGGTGGTCTTTGTCATGCTGCGCACGCGCCACCATTCTGCGGACTGGCTGGAAACCTTCCGCAGGCACGTTCTGACCATCCCCGAAGTCGTGGACTTCCACCGCATCGGCGGTGATTACGACTACCAGCTGAAAGTGGTTACCGAAGACATGACCAGCTACGACAAGGTCTACCAGCGCCTGATCGCGGGGGTAGAGCTGGACAGCGTCACCTCATATTTCGCGATGGAAGCCATTGCCGAAGGACGCCCCCTGCCCCTGTGA
- a CDS encoding aminotransferase class V-fold PLP-dependent enzyme encodes MILATIKQTLKDAAREGRLADELIGEGVQIPGADGMVPLVYADYVASGRALRSVEDFIVSDVLPFYANSHTEASYCGAHMTRLRRAARAEIARITGAKQEDAVIFAGSGATAGFNRLVSLLGVNEARAPVVFIGPYEHHSNILPWRESRATVVEIPEAAGGGPDLEVLQVALSEYAACDLKIGSFSAASNVTGILTDADAVSDLLHAHGALAVWDYAGGGPYLPIDMGGKGGARKDAVVVSPHKFPGGPGASGVLIVNGTAVRRKCPSWPGGGTVSFVSPWDHAYSADLAAREEAGTPNVIGDVRAALAFLVKEAVGEAEIARREARFGAMAREGWQGNPQLTLLGHPTAPRLPVFSFTVRGASGRSVHQQLFTRMLSDFYGIQARGGCACAGPYAHRLLDIDAQDSNALFADLQAGKELRKPGWVRLNFSYLMRDETARYIIDSVNDLALRAEDLAARYEADPATARFQPRAA; translated from the coding sequence ATGATCCTTGCCACCATAAAACAAACCCTGAAGGATGCGGCCCGCGAGGGGCGTCTGGCAGATGAACTGATCGGTGAGGGCGTGCAGATCCCTGGCGCCGATGGAATGGTGCCGCTGGTCTACGCCGATTATGTCGCCTCTGGCCGGGCGTTGCGGTCGGTCGAGGATTTCATCGTCTCCGACGTTCTGCCCTTCTACGCCAATTCCCATACCGAGGCCTCCTATTGCGGTGCCCATATGACCCGCCTGCGCCGCGCGGCGCGCGCGGAAATCGCGCGGATTACCGGGGCAAAACAGGAGGACGCGGTGATCTTTGCCGGGTCAGGGGCCACTGCCGGTTTCAACCGACTGGTCAGCCTACTGGGCGTGAATGAGGCCCGCGCGCCAGTGGTCTTTATCGGCCCTTATGAACACCACTCCAATATTCTGCCCTGGCGGGAGAGCCGCGCAACAGTCGTGGAGATCCCCGAAGCGGCGGGGGGCGGGCCTGATCTGGAGGTTCTTCAGGTGGCGTTGAGCGAATATGCCGCCTGCGATCTGAAGATCGGCAGTTTTTCGGCGGCCTCGAATGTGACCGGCATCCTGACCGATGCGGATGCGGTCAGTGATCTGCTGCATGCCCATGGCGCGCTTGCGGTTTGGGACTACGCCGGGGGCGGGCCCTATCTGCCGATCGACATGGGCGGCAAGGGGGGCGCGCGCAAGGATGCCGTGGTCGTCTCACCGCACAAGTTTCCCGGTGGACCCGGTGCATCGGGCGTGCTGATCGTGAATGGCACTGCGGTGCGCCGCAAATGCCCTTCTTGGCCCGGGGGCGGCACGGTCAGCTTTGTCTCGCCTTGGGATCATGCCTACAGCGCGGATCTGGCGGCGCGTGAAGAGGCGGGAACACCGAACGTGATCGGTGATGTTCGCGCCGCGCTGGCGTTTCTGGTCAAGGAAGCCGTGGGTGAAGCTGAAATCGCCCGCCGGGAGGCCCGCTTCGGCGCCATGGCGCGGGAGGGCTGGCAGGGCAATCCGCAGCTGACCCTTTTGGGCCACCCGACTGCGCCGCGCCTGCCGGTGTTTTCCTTCACCGTCCGGGGGGCTTCGGGGCGATCCGTGCATCAGCAGCTGTTCACTCGGATGCTGAGCGACTTCTATGGCATTCAAGCGCGGGGCGGCTGCGCCTGTGCAGGTCCCTATGCGCATCGGCTTCTGGATATCGATGCGCAGGATTCAAACGCGCTGTTCGCGGATCTTCAGGCAGGAAAAGAGCTGCGCAAACCCGGCTGGGTGCGGCTGAATTTTTCCTACCTGATGCGGGATGAAACCGCGCGATACATCATCGACAGCGTCAATGATCTGGCTCTTCGGGCCGAGGATCTGGCTGCGCGATACGAGGCGGACCCGGCGACCGCGCGGTTCCAGCCAAGGGCAGCCTGA
- the hisC gene encoding histidinol-phosphate transaminase, with product MTQITPQPGIMDIALYQGGAAHVDGVSNTVKLSSNENPLGPSPRAIEAMREAAATMHRYPSSDHAELRAAIGEVHGLDPAQIICGAGSDEIIAFLCQAYVGPGDEVLYTEHGFAMYRISAQAAGATPVEVRENERVTDVDALLAGCTERTKLVFIANPNNPTGTMIGAADVARLADGLPKGALLVLDGAYAEYVEGFDAGASLVAERDNVFMTRTFSKIYGLGGARIGWGYGPQEIIDVLNRLRGPFNVSTTALAAAEASVRDTDYVDRCRAENAKWRGWLAEALAELGVPSDTSCTNFILARFASQSEAEACDDFLKAQGLIVRRVAGYNLPNALRITIGDEAACRAVAAAVKAFKAGQGAA from the coding sequence ATGACCCAGATCACACCGCAGCCCGGAATTATGGACATCGCCCTTTATCAGGGTGGGGCTGCCCATGTGGATGGGGTGAGCAACACGGTAAAGCTCTCCTCGAATGAGAACCCTCTCGGCCCCAGCCCGCGCGCCATCGAAGCGATGCGCGAGGCTGCGGCGACGATGCATCGCTATCCGAGCTCGGATCATGCTGAGCTGCGCGCCGCCATTGGTGAGGTGCATGGGCTGGACCCGGCGCAGATCATTTGCGGTGCTGGCAGCGACGAGATCATCGCTTTTCTGTGTCAGGCCTATGTGGGGCCGGGGGATGAGGTGCTTTATACCGAGCACGGTTTTGCCATGTACCGCATCAGCGCGCAGGCGGCAGGGGCGACCCCGGTCGAGGTGCGTGAGAATGAGCGGGTGACCGATGTTGACGCGCTGCTTGCAGGCTGCACCGAGCGGACCAAGCTGGTGTTTATCGCCAACCCCAACAACCCCACGGGCACCATGATCGGCGCGGCCGATGTGGCGCGTCTGGCCGATGGCCTGCCAAAGGGCGCGCTGCTGGTGCTGGATGGCGCCTATGCCGAATATGTCGAAGGCTTCGATGCAGGCGCTTCGCTGGTGGCCGAGCGTGACAATGTCTTCATGACCCGCACCTTCTCCAAGATCTACGGGTTGGGTGGTGCGCGCATCGGCTGGGGCTATGGCCCGCAGGAAATCATCGACGTTCTGAACCGCCTGCGCGGCCCGTTCAATGTCTCGACCACCGCGCTGGCTGCGGCCGAGGCTTCGGTGCGGGATACTGATTATGTCGACCGCTGCCGCGCGGAAAACGCCAAATGGCGCGGTTGGCTGGCCGAGGCATTGGCTGAACTTGGGGTGCCCTCGGATACCTCCTGCACCAATTTCATCCTTGCGCGTTTCGCCAGCCAGTCAGAGGCCGAGGCCTGTGACGATTTCCTCAAGGCGCAGGGGCTGATCGTGCGGCGGGTGGCGGGCTACAACCTGCCCAATGCGCTGCGCATCACCATCGGCGACGAAGCCGCTTGCCGCGCCGTTGCTGCTGCCGTCAAGGCCTTCAAGGCCGGGCAGGGCGCAGCATGA
- a CDS encoding prephenate/arogenate dehydrogenase family protein → MSAPVYNRVALIGLGLIASSMFWAMKRAGLAGEVTGYARSAETRDTARRIGLCDRVCDSAAEAAEGADLVVLCVPVGAMGAVVQDIESVLKPGATVSDVGSVKAHVIEAVAPHIPDGVHFVPAHPLAGTEHSGPEAGFAELFDNRWSLLVPVEGTDPDAVQRLRDLWEGMGANVDEMDADHHDLVLAVTSHAPHLIAYTMVGVADDLRRVTDSEVIKYSAAGFRDFTRIAASDPTMWRDVFLTNKDATLEILGRFTEELFALQRAIRTGDGEHLHQYFTRTRAIRRGIIEAGQDTDAPDFGRAKKT, encoded by the coding sequence ATGAGCGCGCCAGTCTACAACCGTGTCGCGTTGATCGGGCTGGGGCTGATCGCCTCCTCGATGTTCTGGGCGATGAAGCGGGCCGGGCTGGCGGGTGAGGTCACTGGCTATGCTCGCAGCGCCGAAACCCGGGACACCGCCCGGCGCATCGGGCTGTGTGATCGCGTCTGCGACAGCGCCGCCGAGGCTGCGGAGGGCGCCGATCTGGTGGTGCTTTGTGTGCCGGTTGGCGCCATGGGCGCGGTGGTGCAGGATATCGAGAGCGTGCTGAAACCTGGCGCCACGGTGTCTGATGTCGGCTCGGTGAAGGCCCATGTGATCGAGGCTGTCGCGCCGCATATCCCCGATGGCGTGCATTTCGTCCCGGCGCACCCTTTGGCGGGGACTGAGCATTCCGGGCCCGAGGCAGGCTTTGCCGAACTGTTTGATAATCGCTGGAGCCTTCTGGTTCCCGTCGAAGGCACCGACCCCGATGCCGTGCAGCGCCTGCGTGACCTCTGGGAGGGGATGGGCGCCAATGTCGATGAGATGGATGCGGATCACCACGATCTGGTGCTGGCTGTCACCAGCCACGCGCCGCACCTTATTGCCTATACCATGGTGGGGGTTGCTGACGATCTGCGCCGCGTGACCGACAGCGAGGTGATCAAATACTCGGCTGCTGGTTTCCGAGACTTTACCCGGATCGCGGCCTCTGACCCGACCATGTGGCGCGATGTGTTCCTGACCAACAAGGACGCGACGCTGGAAATCCTAGGCCGTTTCACCGAGGAGCTTTTCGCCCTGCAAAGGGCGATCCGCACCGGCGACGGGGAGCATCTGCACCAATATTTCACCCGCACCCGCGCCATCCGCCGCGGAATCATCGAGGCAGGGCAGGATACGGATGCACCGGACTTCGGACGGGCAAAGAAGACATGA
- a CDS encoding extensin family protein, with amino-acid sequence MIARAAFALGLLLADAAAATAPEDSLRPAGRPAGIAASPGPELEVSTLAGPELMRPKGRPMSEQTLAVAALGVVTLPDVGPGSSLRPSLRPDAIVQQVLFKRRKLRKTSVCGDIDIQGEPVGSVVGSLPGCGAKSAVRVSSVAGVQLSKKSVMTCDMAKSLNRWVERDVEKAFGRRNRVVSLRVAAHYSCRTRNNRPGARISEHGKGKAIDISGFTLEDGETITVLEGWQKRRTRRKLRKIWKAACGPFGTVLGPDADRYHKDHFHLDVARHRGGSYCR; translated from the coding sequence ATGATCGCCCGGGCTGCTTTTGCGCTGGGCCTTTTGTTGGCCGATGCCGCCGCTGCAACGGCGCCAGAGGACTCCTTGCGTCCGGCCGGGCGCCCGGCAGGCATTGCAGCCTCACCGGGCCCCGAGCTTGAGGTCTCTACCTTGGCGGGGCCCGAGCTGATGCGACCAAAAGGGCGGCCGATGTCAGAGCAAACCTTAGCCGTGGCGGCGCTGGGTGTGGTCACGTTGCCCGATGTCGGGCCGGGCAGTTCGTTGCGCCCCAGCTTGCGCCCCGATGCCATTGTTCAGCAGGTGCTGTTCAAGCGGCGCAAGCTGCGTAAAACCTCGGTCTGCGGCGATATTGATATTCAGGGAGAGCCGGTTGGCTCTGTCGTCGGCTCTCTACCGGGCTGCGGTGCGAAATCGGCGGTCCGGGTGTCCTCGGTCGCGGGTGTGCAGCTTAGCAAGAAATCGGTGATGACCTGCGATATGGCGAAATCGCTGAACCGCTGGGTCGAACGGGACGTGGAAAAGGCATTTGGCCGCCGCAACCGCGTAGTGTCGCTGCGGGTGGCTGCGCATTATTCCTGCCGCACCCGCAACAACCGCCCAGGCGCGCGCATCTCGGAGCATGGCAAGGGCAAGGCGATCGATATTTCCGGCTTTACCCTGGAGGACGGTGAGACGATCACCGTTCTGGAAGGCTGGCAGAAGCGCCGTACCCGCAGGAAGCTGCGCAAGATCTGGAAAGCGGCCTGCGGTCCGTTTGGCACGGTTCTGGGACCCGATGCGGATCGCTATCACAAGGATCACTTCCATCTGGATGTGGCGCGACACCGGGGCGGATCCTACTGCCGCTGA